A portion of the Saccharomyces paradoxus chromosome XV, complete sequence genome contains these proteins:
- the MET7 gene encoding tetrahydrofolate synthase (Folylpolyglutamate synthetase~similar to YOR241W), which yields MVGKTYRHAVTALNSLQSNYANIMAIRQTGDRKNTMALLEMHEWSRRIGYSASDFNKLNIVHITGTKGKGSTAAFTSSILRQYKEQLPRIGLYTSPHLKSVRERIRINGKPISEEKFAKYFFEVWDRLDKTTSSLDKFPHMIPGSKPGYFKFLTLLSFHTFIQEDCKSCIYEVGVGGELDSTNIIEKPIVCGVTLLGIDHTFMLGDTIEEIAWNKGGIFKPGAPAFTVEKQPPEGLTVLKERAKERRTTLTEVSPFKQLQNVKLGIAGEFQKSNASLAVILASEILHTSNILNEKIRCNSNALIPEKFIIGLQNTKWEGRCQVLERGKDAWYIDGAHTKDSMVAASTWFRNTARLSKRKKILLFNQQSRDANALVNNLYSSVSPEITFDDVIFTTNVTWKSGSYSADLVSMNTSQEDVEKLKVQESLAKNWSKIDGNRAQTHVTANIEEANELIETLYDEPVDIFVTGSLHLVGGLLVVFDRIDVK from the coding sequence ATGGTTGGCAAAACTTATCGTCACGCTGTTACTGCGCTAAACTCTTTGCAATCAAATTATGCCAACATCATGGCTATACGTCAAACAGGTGATCGTAAAAACACTATGGCATTATTGGAAATGCACGAATGGTCTAGAAGAATTGGTTACTCTGCATCGGACTTCAATAAATTAAATATTGTTCATATTACTGGAACAAAAGGTAAGGGTTCTACCGCCGCATTTACCTCATCCATTTTAAGACAATATAAAGAACAATTACCACGTATCGGGCTGTATACATCCCCACACCTGAAGTCAGTAAGAGAAAGAATAAGAATCAATGGGAAACCGATTTCGGAGGAAAAATTCGCAAAATACTTCTTCGAAGTTTGGGACCGTCTAGATAAAACAACCTCTTCTTTAGATAAATTCCCCCATATGATCCCAGGAAGTAAGCCTGGCTATTTCAAGTTCCTCACATTGCTTTCATTTCACACTTTCATACAAGAGGACTGTAAAAGTTGTATCTATGAAGTCGGCGTCGGAGGTGAATTAGACAGCACTAACATAATCGAAAAACCAATTGTCTGCGGTGTTACGCTATTAGGAATAGACCATACCTTCATGCTAGGTGACACTATTGAGGAAATTGCTTGGAATAAAGGAGGAATTTTTAAGCCTGGAGCACCAGCATTTACTGTCGAGAAACAACCTCCTGAAGGGTTAACAGtattgaaagaaagagCTAAGGAACGCAGAACGACGTTGACAGAAGTGTCCCCATTTAAACAGTTGCAAAACGTCAAGCTTGGAATTGCTGGGgagtttcaaaaaagtaatGCCTCTCTTGCCGTTATACTGGCTTCTGAAATCTTGCATACTTCCAATATATTGAACGAGAAGATCAGATGCAACTCGAATGCATTGATTCCAGAGAAATTCATAATCGGTCTACAAAATACTAAGTGGGAAGGCAGATGTCAAGTCCTtgaaagaggaaaagacGCTTGGTATATTGATGGTGCGCACACCAAAGATAGTATGGTAGCAGCATCAACATGGTTCAGAAACACGGCCCGTTTGtcgaagagaaaaaagattttactTTTCAATCAACAAAGTAGAGATGCCAACGCTCTTGTAAATAACTTGTATTCATCTGTTTCTCCAGAGATTACTTTCGATGATGTGATATTTACCACTAATGTCACTTGGAAATCAGGCTCATACAGTGCAGATCTCGTTTCTATGAACACTTCTCAAGAAGAtgtggaaaaattgaaagttCAGGAGTCATTGGCCAAGAATTGGAGCAAAATAGACGGTAATCGTGCCCAAACGCATGTAACGGCTAATATAGAGGAAGCAAATGAATTAATTGAAACACTATACGATGAACCTGTTGATATATTTGTAACCGGTTCATTACATCTTGTTGGTGGATTATTGGTCGTTTTTGATAGAATAGATGTAAAGTAA
- the SSP2 gene encoding Ssp2p (Sporulation specific protein that localizes to the spore wall~similar to YOR242C), with translation MHKNYYSNTDVYTKHKDSEGLRKKALISRRSSFFSFFNDSSGSNGNELIGFRRFAKAYLFGGEAGSCGTDSYTPVRANVNKRRPKKEDRNVQQLWKRQHHSQGCFFSIDGDSNKETEAPVNKFYENGEYINQDLVVKGKIYPEETGVADKKIAGCQNPGFLKTRSISINDIPRGTGISSVLSQVRGGSLERIVVYRYDTPERSLHKVDLFFLNYDGAQSFMRYAKTNIFKVNGVQLKPEWIFLESTYENVMKEQSVNRIVEGEKLISRCLIVKKSSTKTTLNKSNLDKGQTLENIDIRELEKDFQNFGEVLEITPIVSRKLCISIFFYDISSAMRAMEEYEQKGSYLNNKYFKTWTIWYGKDITDQPCIDL, from the coding sequence ATGCACAAGAATTACTACTCGAACACAGACGTTTACACAAAGCATAAAGACTCGGAAGGTCTGAGAAAGAAAGCTTTAATATCGAGAAgatcatcttttttttcatttttcaatgactCGTCTGGTTCGAATGGGAATGAGCTCATAGGTTTTAGACGATTTGCCAAAGCTTATCTGTTTGGTGGCGAGGCAGGTTCATGTGGTACCGATTCCTATACACCCGTTAGGGCAAATGTGAACAAGAGGCgtccaaaaaaagaggataGAAATGTTCAACAGCTTTGGAAAAGACAGCACCATTCACAaggttgttttttttccatagACGGTGACAGTAATAAGGAAACAGAAGCACCCgtcaataaattttatgaGAATGGCGAATACATTAATCAGGATTTAGTTGTTAAGGGAAAAATATATCCAGAAGAAACAGGGGTTGCTGATAAGAAAATAGCAGGTTGTCAGAATCCCGGTTTTCTCAAAACAAGatcaatttcaataaacGATATACCGCGCGGCACAGGGATTTCTAGTGTACTGTCCCAAGTGCGTGGAGGTTCATTGGAAAGGATTGTTGTTTATAGATACGATACTCCAGAACGTTCTTTGCATAAGGTTgaccttttcttcttaaaCTACGACGGGGCCCAGTCATTTATGAGATACGcaaaaacaaatatttttaaagtTAATGGAGTTCAACTAAAGCCAGAATGGATATTCCTAGAGAGTACATATGAAAATGTTATGAAAGAACAATCTGTAAACAGAATCGTAGAGGGGGAAAAGCTCATATCAAGGTGTCTTATAGTGAAAAAAAGCTCGACAAAAACAACACTTAACAAATCGAATCTGGACAAAGGGCAAACTCTGGAAAACATCGATATTCGGGAATTagaaaaagattttcaaaattttgggGAGGTTTTAGAAATCACACCTATTGTATCAAGAAAACTATGCATTTCTATATTCTTTTACGATATTTCCAGTGCTATGAGAGCCATGGAAGAATACGAACAAAAGGGCTCATAtctaaataataaatactTTAAAACATGGACAATATGGTACGGGAAAGATATTACAGACCAGCCTTGTATTGACTTGTAA
- the PUS7 gene encoding pseudouridine synthase PUS7 (Pseudouridine synthase~similar to YOR243C), with translation MSDSADLTVKRPLDAHVESSENAAKKLKVDQRTQIDCGIHEADVGITLFLSPGLPGFRGQIKQRYTDFLVNEIDQEGNVIHLTDRGFKMPKKPQRSKEEVNAEKESEAARRQEFNVEPELRRELVEIFGEEDVSKIESVFRMANKMETAKNFEDKSVRTKIHQLLRQAFNNELESVTTDTNTFKIARSNKNSRTNKQEKINQTRDANGVENWGYGPSKDFIHFTLHKENKDTMEAVNVITKLLRIPSRVIRYAGTKDRRAVTCQRVSISKIGLDRLNALNRTLKGMVIGNYNFSDTSLNLGDLKGNEFVVVIRDVTASNSEVLVEEIVSNGCKSLSENGFINYFGMQRFGTFSISTHTIGRELLLSNWKKAVELILSDQENVLPKSKEARKIWAETKDAALALKQMPRQCLAENALLYSLSNQRKEEDGTYSENAYYTAIMKIPRNLRTMYVHAYQSYVWNSIASKRIELHGLKLVVGDLVIDNEKSVPIAGIDDEDFDEDVREAQFIRAKAVTQEDIDSGKYTMEDVVLPSPGFDVLYPSNEELKQLYVDMLKADNMDPFDMRRKVRDFSLAGSYRTVIQKPKSLEYRIIHYEDPSQQLVNTDLDILNNSRAKESGQKYMKAKLDRYMPDKGGEKTAVVLKFQLGTSAYATMALRELMKLETSRRGDMCDVKENI, from the coding sequence ATGTCTGACTCCGCAGATCTTACTGTAAAGAGACCCCTTGATGCTCACGTAGAATCCTCGGAAAATGCTgcaaagaagttgaaagtTGACCAACGCACTCAGATAGATTGTGGTATCCATGAAGCAGATGTCGGCATTACTTTGTTCTTATCTCCAGGATTGCCAGGATTCAGAGGCCAAATTAAGCAGCGGTATACTGACTTTTTGGTCAACGAAATAGATCAAGAAGGCAATGTCATTCATTTAACTGATAGAGGATTTAAAATGCCAAAGAAACCACAACGCTCCAAAGAAGAGGTCAATGCAGAAAAGGAATCAGAGGCAGCTAGAAGACAGGAATTCAACGTTGAACCTGAGTTGAGAAGAGAACTGGTGGAGATATTTGGCGAAGAAGACGTATCCAAAATAGAATCCGTTTTCCGTATGGCCAATAAGATGGAAACGgcaaagaattttgaagataaatCCGTTAGAACTAAAATTCACCAACTATTGCGTCAAGCTTTTAATAATGAATTAGAATCTGTGACTACTGATACTAACACTTTTAAGATTGCGAGGTCaaacaaaaattcaaggaccaataaacaagaaaagattaatCAAACCAGGGATGCCAATGGTGTGGAAAACTGGGGATATGGACCCAGTAAAGATTTTATCCACTTTACTCTgcataaagaaaataaggaTACTATGGAAGCTGTTAATGTTATAACGAAGTTATTAAGAATTCCAAGCCGTGTGATTAGATATGCAGGCACTAAGGATCGTCGGGCAGTAACGTGTCAAAGGGTTTCGATTTCAAAGATTGGTTTGGATAGACTAAACGCTTTAAATAGAACCTTAAAAGGAATGGTTATCGGAAATTACAATTTTTCAGATACAAGTTTGAATCTGGGTGACTTAAAGGGAAATgaatttgttgttgttattagGGATGTTACCGCCAGTAATAGTGAGGTTTTAGTGGAAGAAATTGTGTCCAATGGTTGTAAATCGTTATCAGAAAATGGGTTTATCAATTATTTTGGTATGCAGAGATTCGGTACATTCAGTATTTCTACACACACAATTGGTAGAGAAttacttctttcaaactGGAAGAAAGCTGTTGAACTAATTTTATCTGACCAGGAGAACGTGCTCCCAAAATCTAAGGAAGCTAGAAAGATTTGGGCAGAAACTAAGGACGCGGCTTTAGCATTGAAACAGATGCCAAGACAGTGTCTTGCAGAAAATGCTTTGCTATACTCTTTATCTAATCAAcggaaagaagaagatggaACTTATTCTGAAAACGCCTATTATACTGCCATCATGAAAATCCCTAGAAACTTAAGAACTATGTATGTGCATGCCTACCAAAGTTACGTCTGGAATTCTATTGCCAGTAAGCGGATAGAACTACATGGTTTGAAGTTAGTTGTTGGTGACTTAGTtattgataatgaaaagtCCGTACCAATTGCTGGGATTGACGATGAAGactttgatgaagatgtcCGTGAAGCTCAGTTCATTCGTGCAAAAGCAGTGACTCAAGAGGATATTGACTCAGGTAAGTATACCATGGAAGATGTCGTGTTACCATCACCAGGTTTTGATGTGCTTTATCCTTCCAATGAAGAACTGAAGCAACTGTATGTGGATATGTTGAAAGCAGATAATATGGACCCGTTTGAtatgagaagaaaagttcgtgatttttcattagcAGGTTCCTATAGAACTGTTATTCAAAAGCCAAAGAGCTTAGAATATAGAATAATTCATTATGAGGATCCTTCCCAACAATTAGTAAACACTGATTTGGACATCTTAAATAACTCCAGAGCAAAAGAAAGTGGTCAGAAGTATATGAAAGCCAAGTTGGACAGATATATGCCAGATAAAGGTGGTGAGAAGACTGCGGTGGTGTTGAAATTTCAATTAGGAACCTCCGCCTATGCCACCATGGCCCTACGTGAACTCATGAAGCTCGAGACTTCTCGCCGCGGTGATATGTGCGATGTTAAGGAAAATATCTAG
- the ESA1 gene encoding NuA4 histone acetyltransferase complex catalytic subunit ESA1 (Catalytic subunit of the histone acetyltransferase complex (NuA4)~similar to YOR244W), protein MSHDGEEEPGIAKKINSVDDIIIKCQCWVEKNDEERLAEILSINTRKAPPRFYVHYVNYNKRLDEWITTDRINLDKEVLYPKLRATDDEDNKKQKKKKSTTASATPQESLKDGIDGISRENTDVMDLDNLNVQGIKDENISHEDEIKKLRTSGSMTQNPHEVARVRNLNRIIMGKYEIEPWYFSPYPIELTDEDFIYIDDFTLQYFGSEKQYERYRKKCTLRHPPGNEIYRDDYVSFFEIDGRKQRTWCRNLCLLSKLFLDHKTLYYDVDPFLFYCMTRRDELGHHLVGYFSKEKESADGYNVACILTLPQYQRMGYGKLLIEFSYELSKKENKVGSPEKPLSDLGLLSYRAYWSDTLITLLVEHQKEITIDEISSMTSMTTTDILHTAKTLNILRYYKGQHIIFLNEDILDRYNRLKAKKRRTIDPNRLIWKPPVFTASQLRFAW, encoded by the coding sequence ATGTCCCATGAcggagaagaagaacctGGTATTGCCAAAAAGATAAATTCGgtagatgatattattatcaaatgTCAATGCTgggttgaaaaaaatgatgaagaacgCTTAGCTGAAATCTTATCCATAAACACAAGAAAAGCACCACCAAGATTCTATGTCCACTACGTTAATTACAATAAGCGTTTGGATGAGTGGATTACCACTGACAGAATAAACCTGGATAAAGAAGTACTATATCCTAAACTAAGGGCaactgatgatgaagataataagaaacaaaagaaaaagaagtcAACAACAGCTAGTGCTACACCTCAGGAGTCTCTGAAAGACGGAATAGATGGTATCTCAAGGGAAAATACGGATGTTATGGATTTAGATAATCTTAATGTACAGGGCATAAAAGATGAGAACATATCACATGAGGATGAGATTAAAAAGCTTAGAACCTCCGGTTCTATGACACAAAATCCACATGAAGTGGCGCGAGTCAGAAATCTCAACCGAATTATCATGGGGAAATATGAAATAGAGCCATGGTATTTCTCCCCATACCCTATTGAATTGACTGATGAggattttatttatattgaCGATTTCACACTGCAATATTTTGGGTCTGAAAAACAATACGAGCGTTACAGGAAGAAATGTACATTAAGGCATCCACCAGGAAATGAAATCTATCGAGACGATTATGtctcattttttgaaatcgATGGTAGAAAGCAAAGGACCTGGTGTCGTAACTTGTGTTTACTTTCCAAACTCTTTTTAGATCATAAAACATTGTACTATGACGTTGatccatttttgttttattgcATGACAAGGCGAGATGAGTTGGGTCATCATCTGGTAGGATATTTCtccaaagaaaaggaatccGCGGATGGTTACAACGTCGCATGTATCTTAACACTACCACAGTACCAAAGGATGGGATATGGTAAGTTATtaattgaattttcttaTGAACTGtcgaaaaaggaaaacaaagtTGGTTCTCCTGAGAAACCTTTATCTGATTTAGGTCTCTTATCCTACAGAGCCTACTGGTCGGACACCCTCATAACGCTATTAGTGGAGCACCAGAAGGAAATTACCATCGACGAAATAAGCTCTATGACTTCGATGACCACTACAGATATATTACATACGGCAAAGACACTGAATATTCTACGATATTACAAGGGTCAacatattatttttctgaaTGAGGATATTCTAGATAGATATAACCGACTGAAGgccaaaaagagaagaacCATCGACCCCAATAGGCTCATCTGGAAACCACCAGTATTTACTGCCTCTCAGTTACGCTTTGCCTGGTAA
- the DGA1 gene encoding diacylglycerol O-acyltransferase (Diacylglycerol acyltransferase~similar to YOR245C), with protein sequence MSETVNGIRRRKSGEGSPTAGIAERHENKPLSNIDKRDQTFKPQLESCCPLATPFERRLQTLAVAWHTSSFVLFSIFALFAMSTPALWVVVIPYMIYFFFDRSPATGDVVNRYSLRFRSLPIWRWYCDYFPISLIKTDDLQPTFTLSKNKTINEKIYKVRLWPTKYSINLKSNSTVDYRDQECTGPTYLFGYHPHGIGALGAFGAFGTEGCNYSRIFPGIPISLMTLVTQFHIPLYRDYLLALGISSVSRKNALRTLSKNQSICIVVGGARESLLSSTNGTQLILNKRKGFIKLAIQTGNINLVPVFAFGEVDCYNVLSTKKDSTLGKMQLWFKENFGFTIPIFYARGLFNYDFGLLPFRAPINVVVGRPIYVEKRITNPPDDVVNHFHDLYIAELKRLYYENREKYGVPDAELKIVG encoded by the coding sequence ATGTCGGAAACAGTCAATGGTataagaagaaggaagagTGGAGAAGGAAGCCCTACAGCCGGTATTGCCGAAAGGCATGAGAATAAGCCCCTGTCAAACATCGATAAAAGAGATCAGACTTTCAAACCACAACTAGAATCATGCTGCCCATTGGCGACtccttttgaaagaaggCTGCAAACTCTGGCTGTAGCATGGCACACCTCTTCATTTGTACTCTTCTCCATATTTGCGTTATTTGCAATGTCGACACCAGCACTATGGGTTGTTGTTATTCCGTATATGatctacttttttttcgataGGTCTCCTGCGACTGGTGACGTAGTAAATCGGTATTCTCTTCGATTTCGCTCGTTGCCTATTTGGAGGTGGTATTGTGATTATTTCCCTATAAGCTTGATTAAGACCGACGACTTACAACCAACTTTTAcgctttcaaaaaataagacAATTAACGAGAAAATTTACAAGGTTAGATTGTGGCCAACTAAATACTCTATCAATCTTAAAAGCAATTCTACTGTTGATTACCGCGACCAGGAATGTACAGGGCCAACATACTTATTCGGTTATCATCCGCACGGTATAGGGGCACTTGGCGCATTTGGAGCCTTTGGAACAGAAGGTTGTAACTATTCGAGAATTTTCCCTGGAATACCTATTTCCCTGATGACATTAGTCACTCAATTTCATATCCCGCTATATAGAGACTACTTACTGGCGTTAGGTATCTCTTCAGTGTCGAGGAAAAACGCTTTAAGAACCCTAAGCAAAAATCAATCGATCTGCATTGTTGTTGGCGGCGCTAGAGAATCTTTATTAAGTTCAACAAATGGTACACAACTGATtttaaacaaaagaaagggTTTTATTAAACTAGCCATTCAAACGGGGAATATTAATCTAGTGCCCGTGTTTGCATTCGGAGAAGTTGACTGTTATAACGTTCTAAgcacaaaaaaagattctACTTTGGGTAAAATGCAGCTATGgttcaaagaaaactttgGTTTTACCATTCCCATTTTCTACGCAAGGGGTTTATTTAATTACGATTTCGGTTTGTTGCCGTTTAGAGCACCTATTaatgttgttgttggaaGGCCTATATACGTTGAAAAGCGAATAACTAATCCACCTGATGATGTAGTCAATCATTTCCATGATTTATATATTGCAGAGTTGAAAAGACTATATTATGAaaatagagaaaaatatgGGGTACCTGATGCAGAATTGAAGATAGTTGGGTAA